One genomic segment of Catalinimonas alkaloidigena includes these proteins:
- a CDS encoding RNA polymerase sigma factor yields MKPKQLHKLSDEEITAFIVKHKDSRPFRILYERYANKVYAKCLSFTKSQAEAEDLAHDIFLKVYLKLRTFKASARFSTWLYSITYHYCVDFVNKVRRDKAHHEAYVSEINAYEEDTHEEEILQIQIEKLKQILEQIKPEDKALLLMKYQDDLPIKDIMVITALSESAVKMRLKRAKAKIIELSRS; encoded by the coding sequence GTGAAACCCAAACAATTACATAAGCTCAGTGATGAAGAAATTACTGCGTTTATTGTAAAACACAAGGATTCCCGACCATTCCGTATTCTCTATGAGCGGTATGCGAATAAGGTATACGCCAAATGCCTGAGCTTTACCAAAAGTCAGGCGGAGGCCGAGGACCTGGCCCACGATATATTTCTAAAAGTATATCTAAAGCTCAGGACATTTAAAGCGAGTGCCCGGTTTTCTACCTGGCTCTATAGTATTACATATCATTACTGTGTGGACTTTGTCAACAAAGTTCGCAGGGACAAAGCGCATCACGAAGCCTATGTCAGTGAAATAAATGCCTATGAAGAAGACACGCATGAGGAAGAGATTCTTCAGATTCAGATAGAGAAGCTAAAGCAGATATTGGAGCAGATCAAACCGGAAGACAAAGCCTTGCTGCTGATGAAATACCAGGATGATCTGCCCATCAAAGATATTATGGTAATCACTGCGCTCTCAGAAAGTGCGGTAAAAATGCGGTTGAAAAGAGCCAAAGCTAAAATCATTGAATTATCCCGATCATGA
- a CDS encoding mechanosensitive ion channel family protein, producing METLSEWESIAFSSLHAFGNTLMNALPNILGAVVLLLIGWLIARTMRYITRKLMRTHPMQSISERLHELPWLRSSDVKTEGANVIARFVYWVVLLFFFVAASETLGWSAVSQTIGMLLNYLPALLSAVLIAIIGLYIAQVVKNLLLTALHSLEMHSAHIISSFVFYIIAVFVILTALEQAGIDTSIITSNITLVIGAIMIAFAIAFAMAAKDILQNILSSYYSRQNFQVGNIIKIGEVKGEIIRLDNISVVVKTFSSEVVLPARLLITEKVEKITE from the coding sequence ATGGAAACACTTAGCGAATGGGAAAGCATCGCTTTTTCTTCATTGCATGCCTTTGGCAATACCCTTATGAACGCCCTGCCCAATATATTGGGGGCTGTGGTACTGCTCCTTATCGGCTGGCTCATAGCCCGAACCATGCGCTACATTACCAGAAAGCTCATGCGTACCCACCCCATGCAAAGCATAAGTGAACGCCTTCATGAATTGCCATGGTTAAGAAGTTCGGACGTTAAAACTGAGGGCGCCAATGTCATTGCCAGGTTTGTTTACTGGGTTGTGCTTCTGTTTTTCTTTGTTGCCGCTTCAGAAACGCTGGGGTGGTCGGCAGTTTCTCAAACAATAGGCATGTTGCTAAATTACCTGCCAGCCCTCTTAAGTGCCGTACTGATTGCCATTATCGGCCTGTATATTGCTCAGGTGGTAAAAAACCTCTTACTGACAGCCCTGCACTCCCTGGAAATGCACTCTGCCCATATCATCAGCAGTTTTGTATTCTACATTATTGCTGTTTTTGTAATACTCACCGCACTGGAACAGGCAGGAATTGATACCAGCATAATCACCTCCAATATTACACTGGTCATAGGTGCCATTATGATTGCCTTTGCCATCGCTTTTGCTATGGCCGCCAAAGATATCCTGCAAAATATTTTGTCCTCTTACTACAGCAGGCAAAACTTCCAGGTAGGTAATATCATTAAAATAGGAGAAGTCAAGGGAGAAATTATTCGGCTGGATAATATATCGGTGGTAGTCAAAACTTTTTCTTCTGAAGTGGTATTGCCAGCCC